GATTTCATCGCCGGCCTCATTCGCGAGGGGAAGGCCGACGGTTCGATTCCCGGCCATGTCGCGGCCGACGACACCGCGCGGCTGATGATCTGCATCACGCAGGGCCTGCGTGTCGTCGGCAAGGCGCGCCTGCCGCTCGACGGGACCCGCCTGGTCGGCATCGCGATGAAGCTGCTCGCCTGAATTCTTGTCCTATTAGGGAATAATCGTTCCCGATTGTTCGGAGACCATGCGTCATGACGATGAATGCCACGATCGAAACCGCGCCCGGGCCGGATGCGGTGTCGCAGCGCCTGACCTTCGTGCTGGCCGCGGCCTGTGGCATGATCGCGGCCAACATCTACTACGCGCAGCCGCTGATCGCCCCGATCAGCGCCGCGCTCGGCCTGTCGCATGCGGCGGCCGGGCTGATCGTCACCATGACGCAGATCGGCTACGGCACCGGGCTGTTGCTGATCGTGCCGCTCGGGGATCTCGTCGAGAACCGTATCCTGATCTGCTCCGTCATCACGCTCGGCGCGGCGGCCCTGCTCGCCGCCGCGTTCGCCACCCATGCGTTGCCGTTCCTGATCGCCGCGCTGTTCATCGGCATCGGTTCGGTCGCGGTGCAGATCATCATTCCCTATGCCGCCCACATGGCGCCGGAAGCCATCCGCGGCCGCGTCGTCGGCAACGTCTCGACCGGCCTGATGCTCGGCATCATGCTGGCGCGTCCGGTGTCGAGCTTCGTCACCGCGGCGCTGTCGTGGCACGCGGTGTTCTTCGCCTCCGCCGCGCTGATGATCGTGCTGACGGCGGTGCTCTGGATGACGCTGCCGACCCGCAAGCCGGTGACGCGGATGCATTATGGCGAGCTGCTGCTGTCGATGCCGCACCTGGTGCGGGCGACGCCGCTGCTGCGGCGCCGGGCGCTCTACCAGGCCAGCCTGTTCGGCTGCTTCACCCTGTTCTGGACCGTGGCGCCGCTGCAGCTCGCGGCCGCATTCGGCTTCACCCAGCGCGGCATCGCGCTGTTCGCTCTCGCCGGTGTGGCCGGCGTGTTCGCAGCTCCCATCGCCGGACGGCTCGCCGATCACGGCCACAGCCGCGTCGCGACGCTGGTCGCGATGCTGCTCGCGGCCGGGGGCTTCCTCGTGACCTATCTCGGCGCGCCCGGCTCGATGCTGAACCTGGTCTGTCTGGTCGCGGCGGCGATCGCCATCGATGTCGGCGTCCAGGGCAACGTCGTGCTCGGCTTCCGCGCCATCTTCGCGCTCGGGCACGAGCACCGCAGCCGTCTCAACGGCCTCTACATGGCGACGTTTTTCACCGCCGGCGCGGCCGGCTCCGCGGTCGGCGCCTGGGCTTTCGCGCAAGGCGGCTGGACGCTCGCATCCGCCATCGGCCTCGCTCTGCCCGTCGCGGGCCTGCTCTATGCGGCGACCGAATAGCCGCCGGCCGGCCCGATTGTGCGATGCGGCCGTTTACCAAGCCCCAGGCCCGGAGCCCCTTGATGCCTGCGGTGCCGCAATTTCGATCTCGCGATTAGCCGGCGGCTGTAGTACTTTGGTCTCAATTGGGCCCGGTCAACGGGCGGCGGGGGAGGCTGATGAGGCGTGCGGGTTTGTCTGGCGTACCGCGGGTACGGCCATGGTCTTGGCAGGCGTTTCTGCTCGGATTCGTGGTGGTCGCAATGTCTGCCGCGCTTCAGGGCATCTGTGTCGCGTTCGGCGCAAAGCTCTATTTCGCGGCGTTCCTGCCCAGCATCTTCGTGGTCGGATTTGTCGCCGGCGCGCCCGCGGCGGCGTTCACCGCGCTGCTCACCATTCCGGTGGTGTGGTGGGCGTTCATGCCGCCGTTCTTCAAGTTCAGCGCGCTCTCCAGCGCGAACGCGGATTCCATCAATCTGTTCTTCCTGCTGGCCGTGTTCCTGATCGGCCTTGCCGATCTCTGCCGCGAGACGATGCGGATCACCACAAGCGGCGCGCGGAAGCCTCCGGGAGACGGCACGGCAACGAATCCGCAATAAATTGTCCACTCTCGACCGTGCGCGTTGCCTGCGCGCAACAGTCCGGCAACCATCCGCGAACTCGCCGCGCGCCGCTAACTTTTCGAAAAAGATTTGCCCGCAATTTCTCCCCCGGGAATGACGAGGGAGTTTTCGGACATGAACGGCCAAATCAACGGTCAGGCCATTTTGGAGAACGTGCGCCGTTATCGCGGCATCGCATCGCTCTATCGGCAGACCGCCGCATTCCGCCCGGGCCAGAGCTGGTCGCTGCTGGAGCAGGCGAGCGATTGGGAAGCGCGGGCGCTGTCGGAGCTGGAAGCCTATTTCGCGACGCGCATGGACTACGCCGCTCCACTCGCAGCCTGATCGTTAACCATCGCTCACGATATGATCGTGAAATCGGGTGCGGGCACCGCGAATTGTCCGCCCCAGGCGCGAACCTCCGCCAGCTGGGCGATGATCTCGTCCTTCAGATTCCAGGGCAGGATGAAGACGTAATCAGGCCGGGCGGCGATCAAGGCGGCGGGATCGCGGATCGGCAGATGCGTTCCCGGAAGCAGCAGGCCCTGCTTGTGCGGATTGCGGTCCACCGTGAACGGAATCAGCTCGCGCGTGATGCCGCAATAATTCAGCAGCGTGTTGCCCTTCGCGGGCGCGCCATAGGCGAGCACCGTCTTGCCCGCGCACCGCGCCGTGACGAGGAAGTCGCGGATCGTCCCGCGCTTCGCCGCCACCTTCGCCTGAAAATCACGATGGCTCGCGGGCTGGTCGAGCCCGGCGATGGCCTCGCGCCGGCGCAAGCTCTCGATCGCAGGCGAGCCGCCCGGAGTTGCGGCTTCGCTGCAGACGTGCAGGCGCAACGAGCCGCCATGCGTCGGCAATTCCTCCACGTCGAAGACGCGCAAATCATGGGCGCGAAAGACCCTCTCGAGGGTCGCGAGCGAGAAGTACGAGAGGTGCTCGTGATAGATCGTGTCGAACTGGATGCCTTCGATCAGGTGCAACAGATGCGGAAGCTCCAGCGTCGCGCGCCCGTGCTCGGGCAGCAGAATGCGCAGGCCCGTAACGAAATCGTTGATATCGGGAACGTGCGGCAGCACGTTGTTGGCGACGATCAGCTCGGGCCTGTGGCCTTCGGCGCGCAGCGCGGTCGCGACGTCGCGGCCGAAATAGCAGGTCCGGGTCGGGATGCCCTTGGCGATCGCAGCCGCAGCCGGGCCGCTGGCCGGCTCGATCCCGAGCGCGCGGATGCCGGCGCGCCGGAAATATTGCAGCAGATATCCGTCATTGCTGGCGATCTCGATCACCTCGGACGCAGCGCCGAGCTTCGCGCGGGCGATCATCTCGGCGGCATAGCTCTCCGCATGACGGAGCCAGCTCTCGGAATAGGACGAATAATAGAGATATTGCTCGAAGATGTTGGCTGCAGGCTCGAATTGCGGAAGCTGCACCAGCCCGCAGGCACCGCACGCACGGGCATGCAGCGGATAGGTCGGCTCAGTCGCATCCGCCCGCTCCGGCGGCACGAAGGAGTTCGCCAAAGGCGACAGGCCGAGATCGACGAAGGTCTCGTCGAGCTCTCGCGCGCAAAAGCGGCATCGATGCCTGTCCATGAACGGATCGTCCCGTTGTGCCTGCGTGCCGCGGCTGTTAGTGAATTCTCCCAAGCCACGGAAACTCCGACAAGGTTGCGCATGATGCAACCGAAAAGGCGTTTCGGTGAATGGATGTTCGCAGCGGCGATTTGCGCAGCGTCAATGTGCGGGGGCCCGGGATGAAGTTCAATGCATTGGCCCTGCCAGGCGTGGTTGAAATCGGCATCGAGCCGGAGACCGACGCGCGCGGATACTTCGCCCGGCTGTTCGACACTGAGGCCTTCGCGGCGCAGGGCCTGCCGACGCAGTTCGCGCAACACAGCCTCTCGCACAACGAACGCGCCGGCACACTGCGCGGCCTGCACTACCAGGCGGACCGGCCGGAGGCCAAGCTGGTGCGGTGCGTGGCCGGCCGCGCCTTCGACGTGATCGTCGATCTTCGCCGGTCGCTGCCGAGCTACGGGCAATGGTGCTCGGTCGAGCTCGCCGCCGATCGCGGCAATGCCGTGTTCATCCCCGCCGGATGCGCGCACGGCTTTCAGACGCTCGTCGACGGGACCGAACTGATGTATTGCATCGATGTGCCCTATGACGCGCAAGGCGCGGCCGGCATTCGCTGGGACGATCCATCGTTGGCGATCGACTGGCCGCTGGCCGATCCGATCCTGTCCGCGCGCGACCGCGCGCTGCCGTATCTCGCATGAAGCGCGTGCTGGTCACGGGCGCGTCGGGCTTCATCGGCCGCGCATTGCTGCCCGTGCTGGCCGATCGCGGCTTCGAAATCCACGGCGTCGCGCGCTCGACGCAGCCGGCGATGTCAGGCGTGAGTTGGCATGCCGCCGATCTCCTCACCGAAGCAGGCCGCGCGCATGCGCTGTCCGCATCGCGGCCGACGCATCTGGTTCATCTCGCCTGGGAAGCCCGGCCGGGCCGCTATCGCGAGGATCCGGTCAACCGGCTCTGGGCCGAGGCGAGCATTGACCTGCTGTCGCGCGCGCGAGCCTGCGGCGTCAACCGCATCTTCGGTATCGGGAGCTGTCTCGAATATGGACCGCAGACCGCCCCATGTGAGGAGCGCACCAGCCAATGCCGTCCCACGACACTGTACGGAAGAGCCAAGCTCGCGACGGCCGAAGCCTTTCTCGCGGCAGGTGCGGCCTGGGGCCGCGTGTTCGTCCCGTTCGGCCCGCACGAGCCCGAGGCGC
The sequence above is drawn from the Bradyrhizobium amphicarpaeae genome and encodes:
- a CDS encoding NAD-dependent epimerase/dehydratase family protein → MKRVLVTGASGFIGRALLPVLADRGFEIHGVARSTQPAMSGVSWHAADLLTEAGRAHALSASRPTHLVHLAWEARPGRYREDPVNRLWAEASIDLLSRARACGVNRIFGIGSCLEYGPQTAPCEERTSQCRPTTLYGRAKLATAEAFLAAGAAWGRVFVPFGPHEPEARLIPSLIRSLHAGQHFDCSHGGQLRDVVYVDDLAQMIAAVLDSEFTAVVNLASGAPRSLRSVIEHVAGLLDATHLVRFGAVDATGVDAEPILAADVCRLRGVAAAVPVIGFEEGAARTLAWWNDRLPGRG
- a CDS encoding class I SAM-dependent methyltransferase, yielding MDRHRCRFCARELDETFVDLGLSPLANSFVPPERADATEPTYPLHARACGACGLVQLPQFEPAANIFEQYLYYSSYSESWLRHAESYAAEMIARAKLGAASEVIEIASNDGYLLQYFRRAGIRALGIEPASGPAAAAIAKGIPTRTCYFGRDVATALRAEGHRPELIVANNVLPHVPDINDFVTGLRILLPEHGRATLELPHLLHLIEGIQFDTIYHEHLSYFSLATLERVFRAHDLRVFDVEELPTHGGSLRLHVCSEAATPGGSPAIESLRRREAIAGLDQPASHRDFQAKVAAKRGTIRDFLVTARCAGKTVLAYGAPAKGNTLLNYCGITRELIPFTVDRNPHKQGLLLPGTHLPIRDPAALIAARPDYVFILPWNLKDEIIAQLAEVRAWGGQFAVPAPDFTIIS
- a CDS encoding MFS transporter — encoded protein: MTMNATIETAPGPDAVSQRLTFVLAAACGMIAANIYYAQPLIAPISAALGLSHAAAGLIVTMTQIGYGTGLLLIVPLGDLVENRILICSVITLGAAALLAAAFATHALPFLIAALFIGIGSVAVQIIIPYAAHMAPEAIRGRVVGNVSTGLMLGIMLARPVSSFVTAALSWHAVFFASAALMIVLTAVLWMTLPTRKPVTRMHYGELLLSMPHLVRATPLLRRRALYQASLFGCFTLFWTVAPLQLAAAFGFTQRGIALFALAGVAGVFAAPIAGRLADHGHSRVATLVAMLLAAGGFLVTYLGAPGSMLNLVCLVAAAIAIDVGVQGNVVLGFRAIFALGHEHRSRLNGLYMATFFTAGAAGSAVGAWAFAQGGWTLASAIGLALPVAGLLYAATE
- a CDS encoding DUF4118 domain-containing protein: MSAALQGICVAFGAKLYFAAFLPSIFVVGFVAGAPAAAFTALLTIPVVWWAFMPPFFKFSALSSANADSINLFFLLAVFLIGLADLCRETMRITTSGARKPPGDGTATNPQ
- the rfbC gene encoding dTDP-4-dehydrorhamnose 3,5-epimerase gives rise to the protein MKFNALALPGVVEIGIEPETDARGYFARLFDTEAFAAQGLPTQFAQHSLSHNERAGTLRGLHYQADRPEAKLVRCVAGRAFDVIVDLRRSLPSYGQWCSVELAADRGNAVFIPAGCAHGFQTLVDGTELMYCIDVPYDAQGAAGIRWDDPSLAIDWPLADPILSARDRALPYLA